A segment of the Moorena sp. SIOASIH genome:
CTGACCCATGAACAAATCTTTGGTTAGCTGTTGGTAGCCGACATCGGAGGATGAGTTTAGGTCAGTTAACGATAGGAAGCTTAATAACTAGTAATTTCTATAACTAGTAATTTCTAGAATCAGCCTCCATCGTTCCATGAGTTTTCTACAACTCCGATTAGGAGTAACGTTTGTCGGACTTCGTTCCCCTCCCGCGAACGGCAGCGATGCAGAGGTGCGACCCGTGGCGAATTAAATTCGCCTACGGAAAACGCACCATTACGGTTTTGGCGGTTTCCCCCATGAGCGACTGCATCAAGACAATGTTGTAAAGGCTTGTGGGGCTAGCAGCACATTTTTCCCTCACATTAACTACTAGGGACAGGGCTACGAGCTGGCGGTCATTCGTAGGTGTCGTAACCATTACAACCAGCGGACTAATGTCCATCGCGGTGCATCTTAGCTAGGAAATTCCCGATTAACCGGAAACTACCAGGGAATTAACTAAGAGTGAGTTCTTATTAGCTTAAAATCAGTATAATTTGAATGGTTTTAAGCATTACTTTAGAAACAGTCAGGGGAACGATTCAGTTGTGATCCTTTCAGCTCTCCCTCCTCACTTTTTTATAGCCCATAATCTCTGATTAACGCGAGCTATGCTCGGCTAGTAACTTTGCCGCTCTGGGTTTGTAAATCAGATAGAACAAAGCTTCTAGGTAGCGCAGCAAAGCTTCTCGGCTTTCTTTAGAGGTTTCGCTCCAGAATCCGTAAATTTTTGCGAGTGAGAGCAGCTGCTTGGTATGCAACTGCCAATTGTATTTATCCCGAACTCGCTTAATACCTGCTTGAGAAATTTTCTGCCAGTAGTCAGAGGTGTGTTCGCACTTCGAGATAAATTGCTGAATTTTTTCGGCAGTCCCTTGCAAGTCTGTGGGGTTAATGAGAAACCCATTGTCGCCGTTTTGAATAATCTCTGATGGTCCACCAAATTGAGTGGCAAATGTTGGTAAACCGGAGATCATGGCTTCTAAAACCGTGAGACCAAAGGCTTCAAAGCGAGCAGGATGGACTAAAATTCCTCCCAAATCAGCAATCACTCGGTAGGATTCACCGATATCGGGGGTGGTCAGACGTAGTCCAATCCATCGAATTTTGCCTTGAAGATGGTATTGCTCAATTAGCTGGTATAGCTTCTCGATTTCCCCTTTCTCTTCTGGATCAGTGGCGTCCTCAACCCTGACATGGCTAGTGATTAAAATTAGGTTGCACTGTTCCTGAAGTTCTTTTGAACTGGCAAAGCATTCCACTAAGCCACTCAGATTCTTAATTGAGGTTAGGGGCGCAATGCTGAGAATCGGGCGCTGGTTAGGACTGTTGAGATAGCCGACAATTTCGGGGTCTTCCTTGGTCAACAGCAAGTCTTTAACCCGTTCACTGTCGTCGTCAATCCGGTCTGATGTCTGGGTGTAGGGAAAGAAAATGTTTTCGTTGACCCCTGGTGGTACCACATTAAATTTGGGGCTGAATAACTCAATCCCATTCACCACATGATACAGTTCGGGCATACTGAAAGACTTGTAAGACTCGTAGTAGCCTACACTGTTTGGTGTTCCCACAAGCTCCTCATAGGTACTGGTCAGAATGAAATCCGCTGAATTCATCGCAATTAAATCAGCGGTGAATTGTATGGAGAAGTTGTATTGGGACTCAAAGTCTTTCCAGTAGAGGTCACTAAACAGATATTTAGGCTTTTCCATGGTGTGAGCAATACTGCCATGGATAGCGTTTAGGCGTCGAGCTAGCAGAAACGCAACTAAACTCCCATCGGAATAGTTTCCGATAATTAAGTCTGGACGACCCTGGAATTCTTCTAGCAGGGCTTTTTCTGAATCTAAGGCAAAGGATTCGAGATAGGGCCAGATCTCAAATTTGGAAATCCAGTTGTCGGTGACGTTTGGGTTAAATTCCTGGAAAGGAACCCGCAAAATCCAACCGTTGCTGGTGCCTTGGATTTTTTCTAGGCGTAGATTGCACTGGGTACCTTCACAGTTGGGAATTAGGCGAGTCAGAACGATCACCTTTGGTTCGACACCCAGAACGTCAAGACCTGAGAGTTTAATATTGTTTTGGATTGTTTGTTCCAGGCTACTGGCTTGGTCGATGACGTATGCCACTTGACCAGCGGTTTCGGGAAGACCCAAGACTCCTTCTTGACCAACCCAGCCATGAACGGAGACCAGAACAACCCGAAAGATTAGGGGAATACGAGAAATAAAGGCTTCGAGTACTGCATGATCAGGAGCGTCCATTAACCGCTCAAGCAGTTCTAGGGTTTCGCGCACTCGACCAGCAGTGTTACCCCAACCTGCTTCAAAACCAAGAACTTGAAGCTCGAAGCGAAACTTTTCATAGGGGGTGTGAGCTGGTAGCTCTCCCACTAATGTTAGTGCTTGCTTAACCTTTTCAAAGAGTTGGGTAGTTGAGTCAATCCGGTTATTGAGCAGTAATGGTGTGTGGTCGTAGTGGTGCGCTTGTAAGTTTTTCAACAGCTCCTCTAGCCACTGCTCAGAGTCAGCAAATAATTGGCTAGATAGGTAACGGTTAAGAAACTCCAGCCCATTGCCAATCTTTCTCGGGTCACGAATTGTAGGAGTATTTTTGTAAAACGGACCAACATCAATTTCTAGCAGACCCCCTTTTTCTGGGAAGTAGCGCTTAACCCAGCGATCGCGTAAGCTTAGTAACTCCTCCACTGGCATTGGTTCAAAACTGGTCAAATCCGCTGCCAGCCGATAGATTTCTTGAGAAGCAACCCTTGTCCGCAAGAGAAGCCAAAGGTTTTTCTCTTCCAGAATAATTTCGTGGGTATAGTTCAGTAGTTCGGCGATAGAGGAAGTTCTTTTAAAGTAAGCAGGCTTGTCATGAGTAGTGCAGTAATTATCAAACGCTTGCAGAATCTGATTCCTTAGAAAGTACCGCTCTTGTTCAGATCGCAGTTGACTGATAAACTGACGCAAATCAGCTTTCTCGTTACTTTGGAGAACAGCTCGTAACAAACTAGACATAGTAACTTAGCGTGTCTTGTCCATGGTGGGTCTGTAACCTACTCTTGCTCTAGCCCTTGGCTAGCAGGGAGTAGGATTGTCGTGGGAGATTGGCTCACTCCTTGGGATCTTCTGGCAGTGGGGCAATAGCTTACCCCACTATCTTTTTGAGGTGCGCTTGACCCATGAAGAATTAAATTCGCCACGGGTCGCACCTTTTGAATTAGGGCGGGGTGTGCCAAGCTTTAAGTAAGCAACCGCCATATTTACATGATTCCCCTAGATCGACAAGGCAGTTGGAAAATACATGGAAACAATTAAGCTTTGAATTGTGATTAAAATTTCCTTAGGTGCGCTTGACCCATGAAGAATTAAATTCGCTATAGGTGCGCGCCTCCAAGGCCGTGAGGGATTGCTCACGGCCTTGGGTCGCACCTTCGGGTCACACCTGCCGATACCCCACCTACACTCAAACACCCTGAACAATAGGTTTAAACTCCTACGCACTAATGGTCACGACAGTTTGCCGATCATCGGAACTCGGCAAGTATAAAGGAAGTGCGTGGGAGCTCAGCGCTCAGTGGTAAGGGTCAATTCTATGAAAGCCTTACCTCTGTCACCCCGGACAAATTTATAGCGCTATGCTTTGTCTTTTCCCTTTGCTATTAACTGGATTAGCTTTCGATCACAACCGTGAGGTTACCGGAATTTTTGACCACTTTACAGGTGGTGGTTGTGTCAGCTCGTTCCAATTGCAAGTCTAGCACCGTTGAGCCAATCCGCAAGTTACGAACTAAGAGTTGATTGATAAAATTTGGTAAAGTTGGTCGGAAAATACGTAAATTTTTTCCTGGAGCTACGGCGCGCAAATTCACCATCATTTGCAGCAGTTGGAAAATACTGCCAGTTGCCCAGGCTTGGAGAGGACAGGCTCCTGGATACTTGACCGGAGAGCTGTTGGGAGTGCGCTGGTAACCAGAAAATAGTTCTGGAGGACGATAGTAGGGTTGCTCAACTGTCATGTCAATCATGCCTTTGGCAATTTCTAAGGCTTGATCAACTTGATTTAGCGTACGCAATCCTACCGCAATCAAGGAATTTTCGTGGGGCCAGACTGATCCCACGTGATAGCTGATCGGGTTGTAAGCAGCGGATTGATTACTAAGGGTACGAATCCCCCAACCATTGAACATATCTGGTGCTAACAGCCGCTTTGCTACACTAGCTGCTTTTTCTGGAGTAAAAATACCCAAAGACAAGCAATGACCAGGATTGGAGGTTATGCTATCTACGAGTTTACCTTCTCCATCTAGTGCTAAGGCACAGAAGTCTAGGTCGTCTAGCCAAAAATCCTGGTTGAAGCGTTGCTTGAGTTCCTTGGCTTGGTTTTCCCAACGCTCGGCTAAATCAATTCGCTGCTTGATCCTGGCCAGATGGCTTAGCCTAACTTTAGCGCCATAGACATAAGCTTGGACTTCGCATAATGCGATCGCTCCCGTTGCTAGGCTACCATCACGAGTGACCATGGAATCACCGGAATCCTTCCACCCTTGATTACGCAAACCCTTTTTGGACTGGCGCTGATAACAGAGATAGCCGTTTTGCTGAGATTGACTATCAATCCAATCCATGGCAGCCAAAGCATGGGGCCAGAGCTTGTCTCGGGTAGTTGTGTCATTGGTCCAAGCATAGTACTCGGCATAGAGCATCAGCCACAGTGGGGTAGCATCAACTGTACCGTAGTAGGGAGTGTGAGGAATTTCCCGACAGCGAGCCAATTCCCCAACCCGGAGTTCATGCAAAATCTTACCCGGTTGCTCATCCCGCGATGGGTTATCCTCTTGGCCTTGGTACTGGGCTAAAATTTCGAGAGTACCTTTGGCTATGGTAGGGTCAAGAATTAAGGTTTGTGAGGCAGCAATTAAGGAATCTCGGCCAAACAAGGTGGAAAACCGAGGTACTCCTGCGCAAAGAACTGTGCAGCCATTAATAGTCTGCCTTAGTAAAAAGATGTCTCGTATTGCCCGAGAAATCACTTGGTTAACGGTTTCATTATCCGAGCTAATGTGAGTTACCTGTTGATACCATTCCTGGTTTTGGAGTAAGTTAGCGGTCTTAGCTTGTTCAAGGGTGGTTGGAATTTGAGCTCTAGTGATTCGCGCTTTGTGGGTGACCAGTTCCAGTCGATAGGCTAAGGTTTCAGTAGCACCAGGTGTGAGGTACAAGTCCCAAACCGCTGTGTTCCCTTTGTAGGTGTCCGGGAGACGGTGCATAAAGTGGATCTGAGATTCAATCAGGGAGTTATCGAGTCCCTGGTAAGCTAGGTTGATGGTATTAGTGTTGAACTCACTTAGGGTTAACAGCGTCTCTAAATCGATATCAGGCGGTAGTAAATGCAGCAGAGTTCCCCGCTGCGGTCGCTGATGACCTCGGACTTCAAACCAGTCTTTAAAATCGGCATCAAAACTGAGGCTGACGCTGAAGCTAAGGGGTTGAGTGTCGTAATTGGTGATTACAATTTCTTCCCATAAGCCACCATGGAGGGCTAGCTGCCGCTGAATGCCTAGGGTTTTTGGGGGAAGATTAGGTGAACGGGGATTGCAACACATGACCGATAGGACAAATCCTTCCTCAGCACTGCTACTAAGAGGAATGGGGAGTTGCCCTTCAATTTGTAACTCTAAGCGAGAGAGAAAGCGGGTATCTTGACAAAATAACCCGGTTGTGCTATTACCTTCGTTTTCTAAGTTCCCCGAAATATTCCCTAGGGTATCTGTGATTAAAAACAGGTCATCTACTTTGAGAGGAAGGGTTGGTAGAGGTTGGTTTGTGGTGAGCCGAGGCCATTCGGTCATCGACAACTGCTCGGTAGGAAGGTATCGTCTACCATCTCGTTCGATAATCTGTAAATCCATAAAATCAGCGCTGGGGCTTTCGGTTTAACTAGTGGTGGACGCTTGGGAGATGTCATAAGTCTCTCTCTACCGCTGTGGTAAGGGTCAGGGGAGATGGACATTACCCAAGTTAATTATCAATTTTTTTGGACAGGTCGAGGACCCAAGATTTAGTAAAGGGAACAGGGAATAGGGAGTAGGGAGTAGGGAGTAGGGAGTAGGGAACAGCGGATCTGGAAACAGGAAACAGGGAAAAAATCTTGCTTACCTTATAGTTATGAAAAACGCTGTATCATAAGTATATAAAATTAGATATTACCAAAGAGTAAATATTTTTAATTACTGCGTATAAAATTTTTTTATATTAATTTAGTTAGTAAATATAAAAAAAAAATTACAAATGATCGGTGTCTATAATTACATCAAACCAAAGCTGATTGATCATAACACTAAAAACTGTGCTCTCTTTCCTACTATTCTCTGTTCCCTGCTCCCTATTCCCTATTCCCTATTCCCTATTCCCTGTTCCTTCTATGTTTACATCTCAAATGAAAATGCTATCTGGTCAGAGGATTGCTACCCTTAAAGCTAAATCGTAA
Coding sequences within it:
- a CDS encoding sucrose synthase; translation: MSSLLRAVLQSNEKADLRQFISQLRSEQERYFLRNQILQAFDNYCTTHDKPAYFKRTSSIAELLNYTHEIILEEKNLWLLLRTRVASQEIYRLAADLTSFEPMPVEELLSLRDRWVKRYFPEKGGLLEIDVGPFYKNTPTIRDPRKIGNGLEFLNRYLSSQLFADSEQWLEELLKNLQAHHYDHTPLLLNNRIDSTTQLFEKVKQALTLVGELPAHTPYEKFRFELQVLGFEAGWGNTAGRVRETLELLERLMDAPDHAVLEAFISRIPLIFRVVLVSVHGWVGQEGVLGLPETAGQVAYVIDQASSLEQTIQNNIKLSGLDVLGVEPKVIVLTRLIPNCEGTQCNLRLEKIQGTSNGWILRVPFQEFNPNVTDNWISKFEIWPYLESFALDSEKALLEEFQGRPDLIIGNYSDGSLVAFLLARRLNAIHGSIAHTMEKPKYLFSDLYWKDFESQYNFSIQFTADLIAMNSADFILTSTYEELVGTPNSVGYYESYKSFSMPELYHVVNGIELFSPKFNVVPPGVNENIFFPYTQTSDRIDDDSERVKDLLLTKEDPEIVGYLNSPNQRPILSIAPLTSIKNLSGLVECFASSKELQEQCNLILITSHVRVEDATDPEEKGEIEKLYQLIEQYHLQGKIRWIGLRLTTPDIGESYRVIADLGGILVHPARFEAFGLTVLEAMISGLPTFATQFGGPSEIIQNGDNGFLINPTDLQGTAEKIQQFISKCEHTSDYWQKISQAGIKRVRDKYNWQLHTKQLLSLAKIYGFWSETSKESREALLRYLEALFYLIYKPRAAKLLAEHSSR
- a CDS encoding amylo-alpha-1,6-glucosidase, with translation MDLQIIERDGRRYLPTEQLSMTEWPRLTTNQPLPTLPLKVDDLFLITDTLGNISGNLENEGNSTTGLFCQDTRFLSRLELQIEGQLPIPLSSSAEEGFVLSVMCCNPRSPNLPPKTLGIQRQLALHGGLWEEIVITNYDTQPLSFSVSLSFDADFKDWFEVRGHQRPQRGTLLHLLPPDIDLETLLTLSEFNTNTINLAYQGLDNSLIESQIHFMHRLPDTYKGNTAVWDLYLTPGATETLAYRLELVTHKARITRAQIPTTLEQAKTANLLQNQEWYQQVTHISSDNETVNQVISRAIRDIFLLRQTINGCTVLCAGVPRFSTLFGRDSLIAASQTLILDPTIAKGTLEILAQYQGQEDNPSRDEQPGKILHELRVGELARCREIPHTPYYGTVDATPLWLMLYAEYYAWTNDTTTRDKLWPHALAAMDWIDSQSQQNGYLCYQRQSKKGLRNQGWKDSGDSMVTRDGSLATGAIALCEVQAYVYGAKVRLSHLARIKQRIDLAERWENQAKELKQRFNQDFWLDDLDFCALALDGEGKLVDSITSNPGHCLSLGIFTPEKAASVAKRLLAPDMFNGWGIRTLSNQSAAYNPISYHVGSVWPHENSLIAVGLRTLNQVDQALEIAKGMIDMTVEQPYYRPPELFSGYQRTPNSSPVKYPGACPLQAWATGSIFQLLQMMVNLRAVAPGKNLRIFRPTLPNFINQLLVRNLRIGSTVLDLQLERADTTTTCKVVKNSGNLTVVIES